The Mesobacillus jeotgali genome window below encodes:
- a CDS encoding enoyl-CoA hydratase produces MEYLKWSAEDRIATITIDRPPANALASGLLKELSGVLDEIEGNEGIRVVLIHGEGRFFSAGADIKEFTTIKTGEDFAKLAEYGQDLFERMEHYPKPIIAAIHGAALGGGLELAMACHFRLVAENAKLGLPELQLGLIPGFAGSQRLPRYVGVARAAEMLFTSDPITGVEAVQYGLANHAYPEEQLLENAYKLAGKIAKKSPVSLGAAIKLLNYSKHESFYKGVKEEAKYFGDVFLSEDGQEGIQAFLEKRSPDFKGR; encoded by the coding sequence GTGGAATATCTTAAATGGTCTGCGGAGGACAGGATCGCAACGATTACGATTGACCGTCCGCCGGCGAATGCCCTTGCATCCGGGCTGCTGAAGGAGCTTTCAGGAGTATTGGATGAAATCGAGGGGAATGAAGGAATCAGGGTAGTCTTAATTCATGGTGAAGGAAGGTTCTTCTCTGCAGGAGCGGATATCAAAGAATTCACCACCATTAAAACCGGAGAAGATTTTGCCAAGCTTGCTGAGTATGGCCAGGACCTTTTCGAGCGCATGGAGCATTATCCAAAGCCGATTATCGCTGCCATCCACGGTGCGGCATTGGGTGGAGGACTGGAGCTTGCAATGGCATGCCATTTCCGCCTGGTAGCTGAAAATGCGAAATTGGGATTGCCAGAGCTGCAGCTTGGATTGATTCCAGGCTTTGCAGGCAGCCAGCGTCTGCCACGATATGTGGGTGTTGCAAGAGCGGCCGAAATGCTGTTTACGAGCGACCCGATCACAGGTGTGGAAGCTGTCCAGTATGGATTGGCCAACCATGCTTACCCAGAGGAGCAGTTGCTTGAAAACGCATACAAGCTTGCTGGGAAAATTGCAAAAAAGAGTCCAGTTTCCCTGGGGGCAGCTATTAAATTATTAAACTATTCCAAGCATGAATCCTTTTACAAAGGAGTTAAGGAAGAAGCCAAGTACTTTGGCGATGTCTTCCTGTCTGAGGACGGCCAGGAGGGAATCCAGGCATTCCTGGAAAAAAGGTCGCCTGATTTTAAAGGCAGATAA
- a CDS encoding TetR/AcrR family transcriptional regulator produces MKKNRPKYMQIIDAAVVIIAENGYHQAQVSKIAKQAGVADGTIYLYFKNKEDILISLFQEKMGYFVGSIEEKIAGKQTATEKLYMLVETHFKILSDDRHLAIVTQLELRQSNKDLRHKINEVLKGYLMLIDKIILEGIENGEFSSSLDLRLARQMIFGTVDETATSWVMNEQKYSLTDLAKAVHQLLINGCGYQDTKPVL; encoded by the coding sequence ATGAAGAAGAACAGGCCGAAATATATGCAAATAATTGACGCAGCAGTGGTCATTATCGCAGAAAACGGCTACCACCAGGCGCAGGTGTCTAAAATAGCAAAGCAGGCTGGAGTGGCTGATGGGACCATTTATTTGTATTTCAAGAATAAGGAAGACATACTGATTTCTCTGTTCCAGGAGAAAATGGGTTACTTCGTGGGAAGTATTGAAGAAAAAATTGCAGGAAAACAAACAGCGACAGAGAAATTATATATGTTGGTCGAAACACATTTCAAGATTCTATCAGATGACCGGCATCTTGCAATTGTAACCCAGCTGGAGCTAAGGCAGTCGAATAAGGATCTCAGGCACAAAATCAACGAGGTGCTTAAGGGCTACTTAATGCTGATCGACAAAATCATTTTGGAAGGCATAGAGAATGGCGAGTTTTCAAGCTCCCTTGATTTGCGTCTTGCAAGGCAGATGATTTTTGGTACAGTAGATGAAACTGCGACTTCATGGGTAATGAATGAACAGAAATACAGTCTTACTGACCTGGCTAAAGCGGTACACCAGCTGCTGATCAACGGCTGCGGTTACCAGGACACCAAACCGGTCCTTTAA
- a CDS encoding long-chain-fatty-acid--CoA ligase, with product MEVEKPWLSQYPPEIPAHLELKEATVQDYLKHTAEKYPEKIAIHFMGKELTYKQVYNYAKKLAAYLQELGIEKGDRVAIMLPNTPQSIISYYAILMAGGIVVQTNPLYMERELEYQMKDSGAKAIITLDILFPRVSKVIANTDLENVIVTAIKDYLPFPKSLVYPFIQKKQYGIIVNVKHEGQNHLFTEIMKNPAGNIKEYEMDFEEDLALLQYTGGTTGFPKGVMLTHKNLIANAAMSNAWLYKCKEGEETVLAILPFFHVYGMTAVLILSVMQGSKMVLLPKFDPETTLKTIQKQKPTLFPGAPTIYIGLLNHPDLKKYDLSSIDSCISGSAPLPVEVQEKFEQITGGKLVEGYGLTESSPVTHANFLWDKKRVKGSIGVPWPDTDSVVLSMETGEPLPPGEVGEIAVKGPQVMKGYWNRPEETEQVLKDGWLLTGDLGYMDEEGYFYIVDRKKDMIIAGGFNIYPREIEEVLYEHPAVQEVVAAGIPDPYRGETVKVYIVLKDGAQATEEELNEYCRKHLAAYKVPRLYEFRTELPKTAVGKILRRALVDEEKAKNQEDEQKRA from the coding sequence ATGGAAGTTGAAAAGCCATGGCTGTCGCAATATCCTCCAGAAATCCCTGCTCATTTGGAACTTAAGGAGGCAACCGTCCAGGACTATTTGAAGCATACTGCTGAAAAATACCCTGAGAAGATTGCAATCCACTTCATGGGCAAAGAACTGACGTATAAGCAAGTCTACAACTATGCGAAAAAGCTGGCTGCTTATTTGCAGGAACTGGGAATCGAAAAAGGGGACAGGGTAGCGATCATGCTCCCGAATACTCCTCAGTCTATCATCAGTTACTATGCAATCCTGATGGCCGGCGGAATTGTCGTCCAAACAAACCCTCTGTATATGGAGAGAGAGCTTGAATACCAGATGAAGGACTCTGGAGCTAAAGCCATCATCACGCTCGACATTTTATTCCCTAGGGTATCAAAGGTCATCGCAAACACGGATTTAGAGAATGTAATTGTAACCGCTATCAAGGACTATCTTCCTTTCCCTAAAAGTCTTGTCTATCCATTCATCCAGAAAAAGCAATATGGAATCATCGTGAACGTGAAGCATGAAGGCCAGAATCATCTTTTTACCGAAATCATGAAAAATCCGGCTGGAAATATCAAAGAATATGAGATGGATTTTGAAGAAGACCTGGCACTTTTGCAATATACCGGAGGAACGACTGGGTTTCCGAAAGGGGTCATGCTGACTCATAAAAACTTGATTGCGAATGCGGCAATGAGCAATGCATGGCTTTACAAATGCAAAGAAGGTGAAGAGACCGTCCTGGCAATCCTGCCTTTCTTCCATGTCTATGGAATGACAGCCGTCCTGATACTATCGGTAATGCAAGGGTCGAAAATGGTCCTATTGCCGAAGTTCGATCCTGAAACCACATTAAAGACAATTCAGAAGCAGAAGCCTACACTGTTTCCGGGGGCACCTACCATCTATATCGGTCTGCTGAATCATCCGGACTTGAAAAAATATGATCTATCGTCAATTGATTCCTGTATTAGCGGTTCAGCTCCACTGCCGGTCGAGGTACAGGAGAAATTTGAACAGATCACTGGAGGAAAGCTTGTTGAAGGATATGGACTAACTGAATCATCCCCAGTCACTCATGCGAATTTCCTTTGGGACAAAAAACGTGTGAAAGGGAGCATTGGCGTACCTTGGCCAGATACCGATTCTGTTGTTCTATCAATGGAAACTGGTGAACCGCTGCCTCCTGGAGAAGTTGGAGAGATAGCAGTCAAAGGTCCGCAGGTAATGAAGGGCTACTGGAACAGGCCGGAAGAAACAGAGCAAGTGCTCAAAGATGGTTGGCTGCTGACTGGCGACCTTGGCTATATGGACGAGGAAGGATATTTCTACATTGTCGACAGGAAGAAGGACATGATCATTGCCGGAGGCTTTAATATTTATCCGCGTGAGATCGAAGAAGTTCTTTATGAGCATCCAGCTGTTCAGGAAGTAGTGGCGGCAGGAATACCGGACCCTTATCGGGGTGAAACGGTAAAAGTATATATCGTTCTCAAGGATGGTGCCCAAGCGACAGAAGAAGAACTGAATGAATATTGCCGAAAACATCTTGCAGCATACAAGGTTCCAAGATTATATGAGTTCAGGACAGAACTTCCAAAGACCGCGGTAGGTAAAATTCTCAGAAGAGCATTGGTAGATGAAGAGAAAGCAAAGAATCAGGAAGACGAGCAGAAGCGAGCTTAA
- a CDS encoding DUF350 domain-containing protein — MDHFWENEFIVTAGYYSVSILCIVVFLAVFELVTKYRNWEEIKKGNISVAMATGGKIFGVANIFRHSINQHDSLLTMISWGVFGFILLLIGYFIFEFLTPKFNIDKEIENDNRAVGLISMVISIGLSYIIGAGI; from the coding sequence ATGGATCATTTTTGGGAAAATGAATTTATAGTGACAGCTGGTTATTACAGTGTATCGATTCTCTGTATCGTTGTATTCCTTGCTGTTTTTGAACTAGTGACCAAATATCGCAATTGGGAAGAAATCAAAAAGGGCAATATTTCCGTCGCGATGGCCACTGGCGGAAAAATCTTTGGTGTAGCTAATATATTCCGGCATTCCATCAATCAGCATGATTCACTGCTCACGATGATCAGCTGGGGAGTATTTGGCTTCATCCTGCTTTTGATTGGATACTTTATCTTTGAATTCCTGACACCAAAGTTCAATATCGATAAAGAAATAGAAAACGACAACCGTGCAGTAGGCCTGATCTCCATGGTCATTTCAATCGGCCTGTCTTATATCATCGGCGCAGGAATTTAA
- a CDS encoding endonuclease MutS2, whose product MQQRVLKTLEFDKIRNQLIEHASSSLGREKAIALMPSVDYAEVSRLQEETDEAAKVLRLKGNVPLGGIHDIRPHVKRAQIGGMLSPLELVQVASTVHASRQMKRFVEDLQDVTEVPILLSYTEGIIVLAHLEESIRNAIDEGGEVLDGASEALRSLRQQMRTREARVREKLESMIRSSNASKMLSDAIITIRNDRFVIPVKQEYRGHYGGIIHDQSSSGQTLFIEPQSVVQLNNELQSIRVKEQQEIERILAELSDLTAENHDELLDIVSIMGELDFMFAKARYGSKIKGSKPTVNDEGRINLFQARHPLISMDEVVPNSVTLGSDYTTIVITGPNTGGKTVTLKTVGLCTLMAQAGLQIPALDGSEVAVFGSVYADIGDEQSIEQSLSTFSSHMVNIVEILEKVDHNSLVLFDELGAGTDPQEGAALAISILDEVYQRGARVIATTHYPELKAYGYNREGVINASVEFDVETLSPTYKLLIGVPGRSNAFEISKRLGLRESVINTARSYISADSNEVENMIASLESSRKQAEREREEAHELLKDAEKLHKDLQKQMAEYYEKKEQLAEKAKGKAASIVEKAKEEAEEIIRDLRKLRLEKGAEIKEHELIDAKRRLSEATPELSQVKKGSGKAKPAKHEFKPGDEVKVLTFDQKGHLVERVNAKEWQVQIGILKMKVKESDMEYINTPKPVETKPIAIVKGKDFHVGLELDLRGERYEDALMRVEKYIDDALLAGYPRVNIIHGKGTGALRQGVQEYLRNHRSVKKIRFGDAGEGGTGVTVVEFK is encoded by the coding sequence GTGCAGCAGCGAGTTTTGAAAACACTTGAATTTGATAAAATCAGGAACCAACTGATTGAGCATGCCTCATCCTCGTTAGGACGGGAGAAAGCAATTGCTTTGATGCCTTCGGTGGATTACGCAGAAGTATCCCGTTTACAGGAAGAGACGGATGAAGCAGCCAAAGTTCTAAGATTGAAAGGGAATGTACCGTTAGGCGGCATTCATGATATAAGGCCACATGTGAAAAGAGCCCAGATTGGCGGGATGCTAAGTCCTCTGGAACTAGTGCAGGTGGCAAGCACCGTGCACGCAAGCAGGCAAATGAAACGCTTTGTTGAAGATTTGCAGGACGTGACCGAAGTCCCTATTTTATTGAGCTATACCGAGGGAATCATCGTGCTCGCTCATTTGGAAGAATCGATCCGAAATGCAATCGATGAGGGAGGCGAAGTTCTTGACGGAGCGAGTGAAGCACTAAGGTCACTCCGCCAGCAGATGCGTACGCGAGAAGCAAGGGTTCGTGAAAAGCTGGAGAGCATGATCCGTTCATCCAACGCATCCAAAATGCTCTCCGATGCCATCATCACCATCAGGAACGACCGATTTGTCATTCCTGTAAAACAGGAATATCGCGGGCATTACGGCGGGATCATCCATGACCAAAGCTCATCAGGACAGACGCTGTTCATTGAGCCCCAATCTGTCGTCCAGCTGAATAACGAACTTCAAAGCATCCGTGTGAAAGAACAGCAGGAAATCGAAAGAATCCTGGCAGAACTTTCTGACCTTACTGCCGAAAATCATGATGAGCTTCTTGATATTGTCAGCATCATGGGTGAGCTTGACTTCATGTTTGCAAAGGCACGATACGGTAGCAAGATCAAGGGCTCGAAGCCAACCGTCAATGATGAGGGGCGTATCAACCTTTTTCAGGCAAGGCATCCATTGATTTCGATGGACGAAGTAGTCCCTAATAGCGTCACTTTAGGCAGTGATTATACGACGATTGTCATCACTGGTCCGAATACCGGCGGTAAAACCGTGACTTTAAAGACAGTTGGACTTTGTACGCTGATGGCGCAGGCCGGCTTGCAGATTCCCGCTCTCGACGGCTCTGAGGTAGCTGTTTTTGGATCAGTTTATGCCGATATCGGTGACGAACAATCGATCGAGCAAAGTTTGAGTACTTTTTCATCCCATATGGTCAATATCGTGGAAATCCTTGAAAAAGTTGACCACAATAGCCTTGTATTATTCGATGAGCTGGGTGCGGGAACGGATCCTCAGGAAGGAGCCGCCCTTGCAATCTCTATACTGGACGAAGTGTACCAGCGCGGGGCAAGAGTGATCGCGACTACTCACTATCCAGAGTTAAAGGCATATGGCTACAACCGGGAAGGCGTTATCAATGCCAGCGTTGAATTTGACGTGGAAACACTGAGCCCGACCTATAAATTATTGATTGGAGTACCGGGCCGAAGCAATGCCTTCGAAATCTCCAAGAGGCTCGGCTTGAGAGAATCTGTCATCAATACGGCAAGGTCCTATATCAGTGCCGACAGCAATGAAGTTGAAAATATGATTGCTTCCCTTGAATCCAGCCGGAAGCAGGCAGAACGAGAACGTGAAGAGGCACACGAGCTGCTGAAGGATGCCGAAAAGCTGCATAAAGATCTGCAAAAACAGATGGCCGAGTATTATGAGAAGAAAGAGCAACTAGCGGAAAAGGCAAAAGGAAAAGCAGCATCCATTGTGGAAAAAGCGAAGGAAGAAGCGGAAGAAATCATCCGCGACCTTCGTAAGCTGCGGCTTGAAAAAGGAGCGGAAATCAAAGAGCATGAATTGATCGACGCCAAAAGGCGCCTTAGCGAGGCGACTCCTGAGCTAAGCCAGGTGAAGAAAGGCAGCGGCAAAGCGAAACCTGCAAAGCACGAGTTCAAGCCTGGGGACGAGGTCAAGGTTCTGACATTTGACCAGAAAGGCCATCTTGTCGAGCGCGTTAATGCGAAAGAATGGCAGGTCCAGATCGGCATCCTCAAGATGAAGGTGAAAGAGTCTGATATGGAATATATCAATACTCCGAAGCCGGTTGAAACAAAGCCAATCGCAATCGTGAAGGGCAAGGATTTCCACGTTGGCCTTGAGCTAGACCTCAGGGGTGAGCGATATGAAGATGCACTGATGAGAGTGGAGAAATACATCGATGATGCCTTGCTGGCAGGCTATCCGAGGGTCAATATCATCCACGGAAAAGGAACGGGTGCCTTAAGACAGGGAGTCCAGGAATACCTTCGCAACCATCGCTCCGTCAAGAAAATAAGGTTCGGAGATGCAGGAGAAGGCGGAACAGGTGTGACAGTAGTAGAATTTAAGTAG
- the polX gene encoding DNA polymerase/3'-5' exonuclease PolX, protein MSVNKKDIVQLLETIAIYMELKGENPFKVSAFRKAAAALEGDERSMSEMGELTELKGIGKGTAGVIQEFMETGQSTELKELQEEVPSGLIPLLQLPGMGGKKIAKLYKELGVENIHDLEEAAKTGKIRDLAGFGKKSEEKILAAIENFGTRPDRLPLAYMLPVAELIESYLQKIEDIEQFSKAGSLRRMRETIKDLDFIIASKKPLAVKDELVKLPNIKEIIAAGDTKVSVTLGLDYDVNVDFRLVDPEEFATALHHFTGSKDHNVRMRQLAKEKGEKISEYGVENVETGEITTFKSEEDFYQYFGLPFIPPELREDGSEVELYKEDLKLITLDAIKGDLHMHSTWSDGGHSIEEMARDCIARGYKYMAITDHSQYLKVANGLTPERLRKQIEEVKELNKKFDDFTILTGIEMDILPDGTLDFEDDLLADLDLVIASIHSSFSQPTEKIMNRLKTALVNAHVDIIAHPTGRLIGRREGYSVDIDMLIQLAKETNTALELNANPNRLDLASQHLRKAQEEGVKLVINTDAHKVDTLEHMGIGVTAARKGWIKESSVLNALELNELLDFLHGRNQ, encoded by the coding sequence ATGTCTGTTAATAAAAAAGATATCGTACAATTGCTTGAAACGATTGCTATATATATGGAATTAAAAGGTGAAAACCCATTCAAGGTCTCTGCTTTCCGTAAGGCTGCGGCAGCTCTTGAGGGAGATGAGCGGAGCATGTCCGAGATGGGCGAGCTTACTGAGCTAAAAGGAATCGGAAAGGGCACAGCAGGTGTCATTCAGGAATTCATGGAAACAGGCCAATCAACCGAACTCAAGGAATTACAGGAAGAAGTACCGAGCGGCCTAATCCCGCTTCTTCAGCTGCCAGGAATGGGCGGCAAAAAGATTGCCAAGCTGTATAAAGAATTGGGTGTAGAGAATATCCATGATCTTGAGGAGGCGGCAAAGACAGGGAAAATTCGTGACCTTGCAGGCTTTGGCAAGAAATCAGAAGAAAAGATTTTGGCTGCAATCGAAAACTTTGGCACTAGGCCAGATAGATTGCCGCTAGCCTATATGCTTCCTGTTGCGGAATTAATTGAATCATATCTTCAAAAGATAGAGGATATCGAACAATTTTCAAAAGCTGGCAGCCTGCGCAGGATGAGAGAGACGATCAAGGATCTGGACTTTATCATTGCTTCGAAAAAACCCCTGGCTGTAAAGGATGAACTGGTCAAGCTGCCGAACATCAAAGAGATAATTGCAGCGGGGGATACGAAGGTTTCGGTCACTCTTGGCCTGGATTACGATGTGAACGTTGACTTCCGTCTTGTTGATCCAGAGGAATTTGCAACTGCCCTTCACCATTTCACCGGCTCAAAAGATCACAATGTGAGAATGAGGCAGCTTGCGAAGGAAAAAGGAGAGAAGATCAGCGAATATGGGGTAGAGAATGTAGAAACAGGTGAAATCACCACTTTCAAATCGGAAGAGGACTTTTACCAGTATTTCGGTCTGCCCTTCATTCCGCCTGAGTTAAGGGAAGATGGCTCAGAAGTCGAATTATATAAAGAAGACCTGAAACTCATAACCCTGGATGCCATAAAAGGCGATCTTCATATGCATTCAACATGGAGCGATGGCGGCCATTCAATCGAGGAAATGGCCAGGGATTGTATCGCAAGAGGCTATAAATACATGGCGATTACTGATCATTCCCAGTATTTGAAGGTAGCGAACGGTCTGACGCCGGAACGCCTCAGGAAGCAAATTGAAGAAGTGAAGGAACTGAACAAGAAATTCGATGATTTCACGATTTTGACAGGGATTGAAATGGATATCCTGCCGGATGGTACATTGGATTTTGAAGATGATTTGCTTGCAGACCTTGATTTGGTCATTGCATCGATTCACTCTTCCTTTTCCCAGCCAACCGAAAAAATCATGAACCGTTTGAAGACGGCGCTTGTCAATGCCCATGTTGATATCATTGCTCACCCGACTGGAAGGCTGATCGGAAGGCGTGAGGGATATTCAGTTGATATCGACATGCTGATTCAGCTGGCAAAAGAAACGAATACAGCTCTCGAACTGAACGCAAATCCGAACAGGCTTGACCTGGCATCACAACATTTAAGAAAAGCACAGGAAGAAGGAGTCAAGCTTGTCATCAATACGGATGCCCATAAAGTGGATACACTGGAGCATATGGGAATAGGCGTAACAGCCGCAAGAAAAGGCTGGATCAAGGAATCATCCGTTCTGAATGCACTGGAACTGAATGAACTGCTTGATTTCCTGCATGGCCGAAATCAATAA
- a CDS encoding CvpA family protein produces the protein MLDLAVLAILLIGFIVGLKRGFILQTIHLAGFIAAFIVAYIYYDQLAPKLTLWIPYPNLGSNSTLNLLFENANLEDAYYRAIAFAAIFFAVKILLQIIGSMLDFVAHLPVLKQLNVWAGGFLGFVEVYLLLFIVLYIAALLPIQAIQGPLNDSILAENIIKNTPVFSQQIKQLWIEYMAA, from the coding sequence ATGCTTGATCTTGCTGTATTAGCTATTTTGCTTATTGGCTTCATTGTAGGATTGAAAAGGGGGTTCATCCTGCAAACCATCCATTTGGCTGGATTCATCGCTGCCTTCATCGTGGCCTACATATATTATGACCAGTTGGCGCCAAAGCTGACTTTGTGGATTCCATATCCGAACCTTGGCAGCAATTCGACTTTGAATCTGTTATTTGAGAATGCCAATTTAGAAGATGCATATTATCGGGCAATTGCTTTTGCGGCCATCTTCTTCGCTGTGAAAATCCTGCTGCAGATCATCGGTTCGATGCTCGATTTTGTGGCGCACCTTCCAGTACTTAAGCAATTGAACGTCTGGGCAGGCGGTTTCCTTGGTTTTGTTGAAGTATACCTGCTCTTGTTCATCGTGCTGTATATCGCTGCCTTATTGCCAATACAGGCAATACAGGGGCCGCTTAACGATTCAATTTTAGCCGAAAATATCATAAAAAATACCCCAGTATTTTCTCAGCAAATCAAACAACTTTGGATTGAATACATGGCTGCATAA
- the zapA gene encoding cell division protein ZapA, whose translation MSDTKKNRSTVDIYGQQYTIVGSESTSHIRLIASMVDDKMREIGSANPSLDTSKLAVLTAVNAVNDYIKMKDRVESLEAEIKRLKD comes from the coding sequence TTGTCAGACACAAAAAAAAATCGGTCGACTGTCGATATTTACGGACAGCAGTATACAATAGTCGGCTCAGAAAGCACCAGCCATATCCGGCTCATTGCCTCGATGGTAGACGATAAAATGCGTGAGATCGGCTCAGCGAATCCTTCACTTGATACTAGTAAATTAGCCGTATTAACTGCTGTGAATGCCGTTAATGATTACATAAAAATGAAAGATCGTGTTGAATCGCTCGAAGCGGAAATTAAAAGGTTAAAGGACTGA
- the rnhC gene encoding ribonuclease HIII — protein MGNSVLQKSPEEVKKMKEFYSKYLIDKLPPGSVFAAKTPSCAITAYKSGKVLFQGKDGEAEAARWGTALAPSVKKTAAPVPGSHLPKNISDMSIIGSDEVGTGDFFGPITVVAAYVRRQDIPVLKELGVQDSKNLKDDKIIEIARQLVTFLPHSLLTLHNEKYNQMQMKGMSQGKMKALLHNQAINHVLDKIAPEKPEAILIDEFAKEQIYYAHLKGQRKIIRENVLFSTKAEGIHLGVAAASMIARYAFVRHFENLSKRAGFTIPKGAGAAVDKAAARLILDKGIDVLPEFVKLHFANTEKAKKIARI, from the coding sequence ATGGGAAATAGTGTCCTTCAGAAAAGTCCGGAAGAAGTCAAAAAGATGAAAGAATTTTATAGTAAATATCTAATTGATAAGCTTCCGCCTGGCAGCGTCTTTGCCGCAAAAACACCTTCCTGTGCCATCACTGCCTATAAATCAGGAAAAGTATTGTTCCAGGGTAAGGACGGAGAGGCCGAGGCAGCCAGGTGGGGAACGGCTCTGGCGCCTTCTGTTAAAAAAACAGCAGCACCGGTGCCAGGTTCCCATTTACCCAAAAATATCAGCGATATGTCCATCATAGGTTCGGACGAGGTTGGCACAGGCGACTTTTTCGGCCCTATCACTGTTGTTGCAGCTTACGTCAGGCGGCAGGATATCCCCGTATTAAAGGAACTTGGTGTCCAGGATTCAAAAAATCTCAAGGATGACAAAATCATCGAGATTGCCAGGCAGCTTGTCACCTTTCTGCCCCACAGCCTGCTGACTCTGCATAATGAAAAGTACAACCAGATGCAGATGAAAGGCATGTCCCAGGGAAAAATGAAAGCTTTACTGCATAACCAGGCAATCAACCATGTGCTTGATAAAATTGCCCCTGAAAAGCCTGAAGCGATTTTGATCGATGAATTTGCAAAAGAGCAGATCTATTACGCCCACCTGAAAGGTCAAAGAAAGATTATCAGGGAAAACGTGCTGTTCAGCACAAAAGCAGAAGGAATCCATCTAGGTGTCGCGGCAGCGTCGATGATCGCCCGCTACGCCTTTGTCCGCCATTTCGAAAACCTTAGCAAACGCGCAGGCTTCACGATTCCAAAAGGTGCTGGCGCAGCTGTCGATAAAGCAGCAGCACGGCTCATCCTCGATAAAGGTATAGATGTACTGCCAGAATTCGTTAAACTTCATTTCGCCAATACGGAAAAAGCGAAGAAGATTGCGAGAATATAA